In Phocoena sinus isolate mPhoSin1 chromosome 10, mPhoSin1.pri, whole genome shotgun sequence, a single genomic region encodes these proteins:
- the PMM1 gene encoding phosphomannomutase 1 produces the protein MPRPFSVWCIQNYPPESAQAPPLPRPCHPLPPRSSPDRAPSSFGEVGLACWPRPSQAPPRLDSSQSRRLLRLSSASLAAPMAVTAEGARRKERVLCLFDVDGTLTPARQKIDPEVAAFLQKLRRRVQIGVVGGSDYSKIAEQLGEGDEVIEKFDYVFAENGTVQYKHGRLLSKQTIQNHLGEELLQDLINFCLRYMALLRLPKKRGTFIEFRNGMLNISPIGRSCTLEERIEFSELDKKEKIREKFVEALKTEFAGKGLRFSRGGMISFDVFPEGWDKRYCLDSLDQDCFDTIHFFGNETSPGGNDFEIYTDPRTVGHSVVSPQDTVQRCREIFFPETAHEA, from the exons ATGCCACGCCCCTTTTCCGTCTGGTGCATTCAGAATTATCCTCCCGAGTCAGctcaggccccgcccctgccccgtcCGTGCCACCCCCTGCCTCCGAGATCAAGCCCTGACCGCGCCCCTTCCTCGTTTGGCGAGGTCGGGCTGGCCTGctggccccgcccctcccaggccccgccccgtCTAGACTCTTCCCAAAGCCGCCGCCTCCTTCGACTCAGCTCGGCGTCGTTAGCTGCACCCATGGCGGTCACCGCTGAGGGCGCCCGCAGGAAGGAGCGCGTCCTCTGCCTGTTTGACGTGGACGGCACCCTCACGCCGGCTCGCCAG AAAATCGACCCTGAGGTGGCTGCCTTCCTGCAGAAGCTGCGAAGAAGGGTGCAGATCGGTGTGGTGGGCGGCTCTGACTACTCTAAGATTGCTGagcagctgggagagggggaTGAAG TCATTGAGAAGTTTGATTATGTGTTTGCTGAGAACGGGACGGTGCAGTATAAGCATGGACGACTGCTCTCCAAGCAG ACAATCCAGAACCACCTGGGGGAGGAACTCCTGCAGGACTTGATCAACTTCTGCCTCCGCTACATGGCCCTGCTCAGACTGCCCAAGAAGCG tGGAACCTTCATCGAGTTCCGGAACGGCATGCTGAACATCTCGCCCATTGGCCGGAGCTGCACCCTGGAGGAGCGAATCGAGTTCTCCGAACTGGACAAG AAGGAGAAGATCCGGGAGAAGTTTGTGGAAGCCCTGAAAACAGAGTTTGCCGGCAAAGGACTGAGGTTCTCCCGAG GAGGCATGATCAGTTTTGACGTCTTCCCTGAGGGCTGGGACAAGCGCTACTGCCTGGACAGCCTGGACCAGGACTGCTTCGACACCATCCACTTCTTTGGGAACGAGACCAGCCCC GGTGGGAACGACTTTGAGATCTACACAGACCCCCGGACTGTTGGCCACAGTGTGGTGTCCCCGCAGGACACGGTGCAGCGATGCCGTGAGATCTTTTTCCCAGAGACAGCCCACGAGGCGTGA
- the CSDC2 gene encoding cold shock domain-containing protein C2 yields MTSEPTPPPVVPPLHSPKSPVWPTFPFHREGSRVWERGCVSSRDLPSPLPTKRTRTYSATARASAGPVFKGVCKQFSRSQGHGFITPENGSEDIFVHVSDIEGEYVPVEGDEVTYKMCPIPPKNQKFQAVEVVLTQLAPHTPHETWSGQVVGS; encoded by the exons ATGACTTCAGAGCCCACGCCACCCCCGGTCGTGCCCCCGCTCCACTCCCCCAAGTCCCCTGTCTGGCCCACCTTCCCATTCCACCGGGAGGGCAGCAGGGTCTGGGAGCGAGGCTGTGTCTCATCTCGGGACCTGCCCAGTCCCCTGCCCACCAAACGGACCAGGACGTATTCAGC GACAGCCCGTGCCTCGGCTGGCCCCGTGTTCAAGGGTGTCTGTAAGCAGTTCTCACGCTCACAGGGCCACGGCTTCATCACCCCGGAGAACGGGTCAGAGGACATCTTCGTGCATGTGTCTGA CATCGAGGGGGAGTACGTGCCAGTGGAAGGCGACGAGGTGACCTACAAGATGTGCCCTATCCCGCCCAAGAACCAGAAGTTCCAAGCCGTGGAGGTGGTGCTCACCCAGCTGGCTCCACACACTCCCCACGAGACGTGGTCCGGCCAGGTCGTGGGCTCCTAG